The genomic segment TAAAGGCGGTACCCAGCACCCGGACCTCAAAGTTGGTTTTACTTTCGACGACGAAAGCCTTGGCAGGGTCTTTCCTCACCTCAAAAAAAGCCTCGCCAGATAAGCGGACCTTCCTTAGGTCACTGGTTTTAAAGTCGGAAATCTGTGTCAATGTCGCATGACTGGCCAAGACTACACGTGTGCTATCGGGCAATACAATCGTTTTAACAAACGGACCGGGATTGGAATATACCATGTAGGTTCTATCCTTTTGGAAAGTGTAATAGAAGACTGCACCCATCGACAATAGGACAAACAGTAATACGGCCGCAATTCTGCGCAACATCGTAAACGGTTTTTTACGCATCGGGATGATAGGCGATGAATCGGAAAGTATCCGGCTAAAAACCGCTTCTGTTTCGGCAGCTTCGAGCTCCATACCCTCAACTACATCGAGGACCTCTTCAAAAGAAAAGAATTCCCGTTCCAGCAGATCAGGCAAAAGCAGCTGGAGCAACTTCTCTTCGTTGCGATTGCACTCTCCTCTTAAGTATCGGCAATAAAGCGCTTTAAGATTATCTTTGTTCATCTTTTCGTTCCGTATTATAAGAAAGACGGCCGGGACTCCCGGAAAGACGATGGGGAATTACAAAATTTTTAAAAAAATCAGCAGCGCAAGGGAGCTTCCCATCCGCGAAAGGATAAATTGGCGTACCATTTTGTTTGATTTCACAATCTGATCACGGACCGTATTGATAGATATCCCTAGTAGATCTGCAATTTCCTGATTGGACAAATGCTCTTCCTTGCTGAGTAAATAGATACGCTTCCGCGCATCAGGAAGCAATTCCAATGCTTCACGATAAAGCCTTTCCAAATCCTTAAATTCGATATGCTCCTCTCCGGAATTATCGCCGCCCTCATTCGCCATTCGCTGCTTTTCCAAAAAGTTCATGCGCACCTTTTCTTTGCGGATCTCATCAAATACAATGTTTCTGGAGACAGTATAGAGATAGGACTGCAGGTTGTTTGGCTCCTCGCCGGCGGTTACCTTTTTCCAGATACGTGTAAAAGCCTCCTGCACAACATCGACGGCCATGTCCTTATCCTTTAAATGGGAAAAAGCATAGGTATATACCTTGTCCTTATAGGTCAGATAAAATTCACGGAATTTTCTTTGTTGGCCGGTATACTGTATGGTCGTAGATGTAAAGTCCATTTCAATCGATCTTTAAAGATATCCACTACGATATCCTCGATATCAAAATGTAATCTGCTCACGCAGATTCGATAATACTTTTATAAGTCAGCAAGATACAAATGTAGAAAATCCTATTGCAAAATGAGATGCCCCAACAGTCCGGCGATTTC from the Sphingobacterium thalpophilum genome contains:
- a CDS encoding FecR family protein; this encodes MNKDNLKALYCRYLRGECNRNEEKLLQLLLPDLLEREFFSFEEVLDVVEGMELEAAETEAVFSRILSDSSPIIPMRKKPFTMLRRIAAVLLFVLLSMGAVFYYTFQKDRTYMVYSNPGPFVKTIVLPDSTRVVLASHATLTQISDFKTSDLRKVRLSGEAFFEVRKDPAKAFVVESKTNFEVRVLGTAFNLIDLPGKGQLVLSKGLVRVRKANREAVVVPGQKAEYTAGRGFDIEAVDTLAFSSWKSGLKYFDKQVLSDLVADLERLYGVNLHLDPAYSHKTYSGYLPVDSLDKTILILNKAYKTTIIYKK
- a CDS encoding RNA polymerase sigma-70 factor, whose protein sequence is MDFTSTTIQYTGQQRKFREFYLTYKDKVYTYAFSHLKDKDMAVDVVQEAFTRIWKKVTAGEEPNNLQSYLYTVSRNIVFDEIRKEKVRMNFLEKQRMANEGGDNSGEEHIEFKDLERLYREALELLPDARKRIYLLSKEEHLSNQEIADLLGISINTVRDQIVKSNKMVRQFILSRMGSSLALLIFLKIL